One Nonomuraea angiospora DNA segment encodes these proteins:
- a CDS encoding sarcosine oxidase subunit beta family protein has product MNPPEHPEWLWGAAEPRRSYDVVIVGAGGHGLATAYYLARNHGITDIAVLERGWLAGGNMARNTTIIRSNYLWDESAGIYEHALKLWEGLEEELGYDLLFSQRGVLNLAHSLQDVRDSVRRVEANRLNGVDAEWLDPEQVREVCPIVDISPDVRYPVLGATFQPRAGIAKHDHVAWGYARAAAALGVDLIEHCEVTGLRVSDGRVTGVETTRGTIAAGRVALCAAGHTSVVARSAGIDLPLQSHPLQALVSELLEPVHPTVVMSNAVHVYVSQAHKGELVMGAGIDAANSYRQRGAFHIIERQMAAALELFPIFARAHVLRTWGGVVDVSPDASPIVGLTPVRNLYLNCGWGTGGFKATPGVGWCFAHTVANDEPHPLNAPFSLDRFTTGALVDEHGAAAVAH; this is encoded by the coding sequence ATGAACCCGCCCGAGCACCCCGAGTGGCTGTGGGGCGCCGCCGAGCCCAGGCGCTCCTACGACGTGGTCATCGTCGGAGCCGGCGGGCACGGCCTGGCCACCGCCTACTACCTGGCCAGGAACCACGGCATCACCGACATCGCGGTCCTGGAGCGGGGGTGGCTGGCCGGCGGGAACATGGCGCGCAACACCACCATCATCCGCTCCAACTACCTGTGGGACGAGAGCGCCGGCATCTACGAGCACGCGCTCAAGCTGTGGGAGGGCCTGGAGGAGGAGCTCGGCTACGACCTGCTGTTCAGCCAGCGCGGCGTGCTCAATTTGGCGCACAGCCTCCAGGACGTACGCGACAGCGTGCGCCGCGTCGAGGCCAACCGGCTCAACGGCGTCGACGCCGAGTGGCTGGACCCCGAGCAGGTCCGCGAGGTGTGCCCGATCGTGGACATCTCGCCGGACGTGCGCTACCCGGTGCTCGGCGCCACCTTCCAGCCCCGCGCCGGCATCGCCAAGCACGACCACGTGGCCTGGGGGTACGCCCGCGCCGCGGCGGCGCTCGGCGTGGACCTCATCGAGCACTGCGAGGTCACCGGCCTGCGGGTCAGCGACGGCCGGGTCACCGGCGTGGAGACCACGCGGGGCACGATCGCGGCCGGCCGGGTGGCGCTGTGCGCGGCGGGCCACACCTCGGTCGTGGCCAGGAGCGCGGGGATCGACCTGCCGCTGCAGAGCCACCCGCTCCAGGCGCTGGTGTCCGAGCTGCTCGAACCCGTGCACCCGACGGTCGTCATGTCCAACGCCGTGCACGTCTACGTCAGCCAGGCGCACAAGGGCGAGCTGGTCATGGGCGCCGGCATCGACGCGGCCAACTCCTACCGGCAGCGCGGAGCCTTCCACATCATCGAGCGGCAGATGGCCGCCGCGCTGGAGCTGTTCCCGATCTTCGCCCGCGCGCACGTGCTGCGCACCTGGGGCGGCGTGGTGGACGTCTCGCCCGACGCCTCGCCGATCGTCGGCCTGACCCCGGTCCGCAACCTCTACCTCAACTGCGGCTGGGGCACCGGCGGCTTCAAGGCGACGCCCGGCGTGGGCTGGTGCTTCGCGCACACCGTGGCCAACGACGAGCCGCACCCGCTCAACGCCCCCTTCTCCCTTGACCGATTCACCACCGGGGCGCTCGTGGACGAGCACGGCGCCGCCGCGGTCGCGCACTGA
- a CDS encoding GcvT family protein: MTGPSVVIIGAGVVGAALADELSARGWSDVTVVDQGDVPATGGSSSHAPGLVFQVNGSKTMTEMARYTAEKFVALDSFLQVGGLEVATSTQRLAELRRRHGWAVAWGLEAHLLTPQECAAKHSLLDETKVLGGLYVPTDGLAKAVKAVDAQLARAQGRGVRVLPRHEVLDIRTQDGKVCAVVTDHGDLPAQVVVCCAGIWGPKVARMAGMELPLTPLAHQLAWTGPVPGLAGQTEEATRPILRHQDADLYYRERFDTLGIGYYGHRPMPITADEILAVDEAEVMPSVLTFTPGDFAPAWEETQALLPDTQKAEVESGINGLFSFTTDHLPLMGQSPDVEGFWVAEAVWVTHSAGVGRAMAEWLVDGHCSSFDLHECDVNRFEPHQLAPDYVRDRGCQNYVEVYDIIHPLQPMEHPRPLRLSPFHPRQRDLGAVFLEASGWERPQWYDANAPLLDGRDLPTPGPWAARYWSPIVGAEAQATREAVALYDMSALKRLEVSGPGALAFLQRITTGDVYKSVGSVTYCLLLDTDGGIRSDVTVARLGPDRFQVGANGNLDLDWLERHRPADVFIRDVTAGTCCLGVWGPKARDLVQPLTGIDLTALKYFRGARGFIGNVPVTMLRLSYVGELGWEIYTTADMGLKLWDTLWSAGREHGVLAGGRGAFTSLRLEKGYRSFGADMTFEHDPYEAGLGFAVKLDKGDFVGRRALLERKESVRRKLTCLLTDEVVMGKEPVYDGERAVGYVTSAAYGYTVGRGIAYAWLPASLASPGQALHIGYFDQRVPAVVAEEPLFDPAMTRLRG, encoded by the coding sequence ATGACGGGCCCGAGCGTGGTCATCATCGGCGCGGGCGTGGTCGGCGCGGCCTTGGCCGACGAGCTGTCCGCCCGAGGCTGGAGCGACGTCACCGTCGTCGACCAGGGGGACGTGCCCGCCACCGGCGGGTCCTCCTCGCACGCCCCCGGTCTGGTCTTCCAGGTCAACGGGTCGAAGACGATGACCGAGATGGCCCGCTACACCGCGGAGAAGTTCGTCGCGCTCGACAGCTTCCTGCAGGTCGGCGGGCTCGAGGTGGCCACCAGTACGCAGCGGCTGGCCGAGCTGCGCCGCAGGCACGGCTGGGCGGTCGCGTGGGGGCTCGAGGCCCACCTGCTCACGCCGCAGGAGTGCGCCGCCAAGCACTCGCTGCTGGACGAGACCAAGGTGCTCGGCGGGCTCTACGTCCCGACGGACGGGCTGGCCAAGGCGGTCAAGGCGGTGGACGCCCAGCTGGCCAGGGCCCAGGGGCGCGGCGTGCGGGTGCTGCCCCGGCACGAGGTGCTCGACATCAGGACCCAGGACGGCAAGGTGTGCGCGGTGGTGACCGACCACGGCGACCTGCCCGCCCAGGTGGTCGTGTGCTGCGCCGGGATCTGGGGCCCGAAGGTGGCCCGCATGGCCGGCATGGAGCTGCCGCTCACCCCGCTGGCCCACCAGCTCGCCTGGACCGGGCCGGTGCCGGGGCTGGCCGGCCAGACCGAGGAGGCCACCCGGCCGATCCTCCGCCACCAGGACGCCGACCTCTACTACCGCGAGCGCTTCGACACGCTCGGCATCGGCTACTACGGCCACCGGCCCATGCCGATCACCGCCGACGAGATCCTCGCGGTGGACGAGGCGGAGGTGATGCCGTCGGTGCTCACCTTCACCCCCGGCGACTTCGCCCCGGCCTGGGAGGAGACCCAGGCGCTGCTGCCCGACACGCAGAAGGCGGAGGTCGAGTCCGGCATCAACGGGCTGTTCTCCTTCACCACCGACCACCTGCCGCTGATGGGGCAGTCCCCGGACGTCGAGGGCTTCTGGGTGGCCGAGGCGGTCTGGGTCACCCACTCCGCGGGCGTCGGCAGGGCGATGGCCGAGTGGCTGGTCGACGGCCACTGCTCCTCGTTCGACCTGCACGAATGCGACGTCAACCGGTTCGAGCCGCACCAGCTCGCGCCCGACTACGTGCGCGATCGCGGCTGCCAGAACTACGTCGAGGTCTACGACATCATCCACCCGCTGCAGCCGATGGAGCACCCCCGCCCGCTGCGGCTGAGCCCCTTCCACCCGCGCCAGCGGGACCTGGGCGCCGTCTTCCTGGAGGCCTCCGGCTGGGAGCGCCCGCAGTGGTACGACGCCAACGCGCCGCTGCTCGACGGGCGCGACCTCCCCACGCCCGGCCCGTGGGCCGCGCGGTACTGGTCGCCGATCGTCGGCGCCGAGGCGCAGGCCACCCGCGAGGCGGTCGCGCTGTACGACATGAGCGCGCTCAAGCGGCTGGAGGTCAGCGGCCCCGGCGCCCTGGCGTTCCTGCAGCGGATCACCACCGGCGACGTGTACAAGTCGGTCGGCTCGGTGACGTACTGCCTGCTGCTCGACACCGACGGAGGCATCCGCAGCGACGTCACCGTGGCCCGGCTCGGCCCCGACCGCTTCCAGGTCGGCGCCAACGGCAACCTGGACCTGGACTGGCTGGAGCGCCACCGCCCGGCCGACGTGTTCATCCGCGACGTCACCGCCGGCACCTGCTGCCTGGGCGTGTGGGGCCCGAAAGCCCGCGACCTGGTCCAGCCGCTGACCGGCATCGACCTGACCGCGCTGAAGTACTTCCGCGGCGCCCGCGGCTTCATCGGCAACGTGCCCGTCACCATGCTGCGCCTGTCCTACGTCGGCGAGCTCGGCTGGGAGATCTACACCACCGCCGACATGGGGCTCAAGCTCTGGGACACGCTCTGGTCCGCGGGCCGGGAGCACGGCGTGCTGGCCGGCGGCCGCGGCGCCTTCACCAGCCTGCGCCTGGAGAAGGGCTACCGCTCCTTCGGCGCCGACATGACCTTCGAGCACGACCCGTACGAGGCCGGCCTCGGCTTCGCCGTCAAGCTGGACAAGGGCGACTTCGTCGGCCGCCGCGCGCTGCTGGAGCGCAAGGAGTCGGTGCGCAGGAAGCTCACCTGCCTGCTGACCGACGAGGTGGTCATGGGCAAGGAGCCGGTCTACGACGGCGAGCGGGCCGTCGGCTACGTCACCAGCGCCGCCTACGGCTACACCGTCGGCCGCGGCATCGCCTACGCCTGGCTGCCCGCCTCGCTCGCGAGCCCCGGCCAGGCCCTGCACATCGGCTACTTCGACCAGCGCGTCCCGGCCGTCGTGGCCGAGGAGCCGCTCTTCGACCCGGCGATGACGCGGCTGCGCGGTTAA
- a CDS encoding ABC transporter substrate-binding protein, whose translation MSTSGRIRALALVTGGGLLLSACSGAKVGETQQAAAGGGKTCGTFNLAVNPWVGYEANAAVIALVAEKNLGCKVVKKDLKEEVSWQGFATGEVDAVVENWAHDDLKKKYIDEQKVAVSAGPTGNQGVIGWFVPPWMAKKYPDITDWKNLNKYASLFKTSESEGKGQLLDGDPSFVTNDAALVKNLDLDYKVVYAGSETALIQAFRQAEKQQTPLIGYFYDPQWFLSEVKLVKVGLPAYSKGCDADAAKVACDYPPYELDKIVSKKFADSGSPAYTLVKNFTWTNDDQNLVARYIAEDKLTPEEAAAKWVTANPDKVKAWLPAT comes from the coding sequence ATGTCGACAAGCGGCAGGATCAGGGCGCTCGCGCTCGTGACCGGCGGCGGCCTCCTGCTCAGCGCGTGCAGCGGAGCGAAGGTCGGCGAAACCCAGCAGGCCGCCGCGGGAGGCGGCAAGACGTGCGGCACGTTCAACCTCGCGGTCAACCCCTGGGTGGGCTACGAGGCCAACGCCGCGGTGATCGCGCTCGTCGCGGAGAAGAACCTCGGCTGCAAGGTGGTGAAGAAGGACCTGAAGGAGGAGGTGTCCTGGCAGGGCTTCGCCACCGGAGAGGTCGACGCGGTCGTGGAGAACTGGGCCCACGACGACCTGAAGAAGAAGTACATCGACGAGCAGAAGGTCGCCGTCTCGGCGGGGCCGACCGGCAACCAGGGCGTCATCGGCTGGTTCGTGCCGCCGTGGATGGCCAAGAAATATCCGGACATCACCGACTGGAAGAACCTCAACAAGTACGCCTCGCTGTTCAAGACCTCCGAGTCCGAGGGCAAGGGCCAGCTGCTCGACGGCGACCCGTCCTTCGTCACCAACGACGCGGCGCTGGTCAAGAACCTCGACCTGGACTACAAGGTCGTCTACGCGGGCAGCGAGACCGCGCTCATCCAGGCCTTCCGGCAGGCGGAGAAGCAGCAGACGCCGCTCATCGGCTACTTCTACGACCCGCAGTGGTTCCTGTCCGAGGTGAAGCTGGTCAAGGTCGGCCTGCCCGCCTACAGCAAGGGGTGCGACGCCGACGCGGCCAAGGTGGCCTGCGACTACCCGCCGTACGAGCTGGACAAGATCGTGAGCAAGAAGTTCGCGGACTCCGGCAGCCCCGCCTACACCCTGGTCAAGAACTTCACCTGGACCAACGACGACCAGAACCTCGTGGCCAGGTACATCGCCGAGGACAAGCTGACGCCCGAGGAGGCCGCCGCCAAGTGGGTCACCGCCAACCCCGACAAGGTCAAGGCCTGGCTCCCCGCGACCTGA
- a CDS encoding 2Fe-2S iron-sulfur cluster-binding protein has translation MRLSTGGLIDRGGTLRFRFDGRELTGHPGDTLASALLANGVRQAATSVRLGRPRGIFAAGSEEPNAVVQIERPFPEPMRPATTVELYDGLVASSLPGRGRLAAEPDPARYDAVHAHCDVLVVGAGPAGLAAARAAAVDGARVILADEQPRPGGSLLGTTERLPTAKGPVSGHEWAAAVAGGLERLPDVTVLPRTTVFGYYDDNYLMAVERRTNHLGAAAPARVSRERIWRIRAGRVVLATGAHERPIAFAGNDLPGVMLAGAARTYAVRYGVLPGRRAVVFTTNDSAYEAVFDLADAGLEVAAIVDVRPSPGPLDEARRRGIEVLAGQAVEAARGAGEVSSVLAGGSEIEADLLLVSGGWNPVAHLFSQAGGTLRYDEDLAALVPGVSRQKVRVAGAARGVFTLEGCLIDGAGEDGPVPPGPGGTPYWLVPADDLGGHFVDLQRDVTAADVLRATGAGLRSVEHVKRYTTAGTAHDQGKTSGLLTSAVVAHALGVPVGEVGITSYRAPYTPVSFAALAGRDRGSLHDPVRVTALHEWHAEHGALFENVGQWRRPWYYPRAGESMEAAVLRECRAAREDVAAMDASTLGKIDVIGPDAGEFLDRLYTNLMSSLAVGSIRYGVMCRADGMVFDDGTVIRLAAGHFLVTTTTGNAAAVLDWMEEWLQTEWPSLRVHLTSVTEQWATVALVGPRSREVLASLAPELAVSAADFPFMTWREAEVAGIPARVCRISFSGELAYEINVTSWDGLRLWTAIMSDGRVTPYGTETMHVLRAEKGYPIVGQDTDGTVTPQDLGMSWVVSKKKPDFVGKRSHARADTSRPDRKQLVGLLPDDHGFLLPEGAHLVACAELPEPPVPMLGHVTSSYRSAALGRTFALALLKGGRSRHGERLYAPVGDAMVPVTVTSHVLYDPEGARRDG, from the coding sequence ATGAGGCTGTCCACCGGCGGGCTGATCGACCGCGGCGGCACGCTGCGCTTCCGCTTCGACGGCCGCGAGCTGACCGGTCACCCCGGCGACACCCTGGCCTCCGCGCTGCTGGCCAACGGCGTGCGCCAGGCCGCGACCAGCGTCAGGCTGGGCCGCCCGCGCGGCATCTTCGCCGCGGGCAGCGAGGAGCCCAACGCGGTCGTCCAGATCGAGCGGCCCTTTCCCGAGCCGATGCGGCCGGCCACCACGGTCGAGCTGTACGACGGGCTCGTGGCGAGCAGCCTGCCCGGCCGGGGCCGCCTGGCGGCCGAGCCCGACCCGGCCCGTTACGACGCCGTGCACGCCCACTGCGACGTGCTCGTGGTCGGCGCCGGCCCGGCGGGGCTGGCCGCCGCCCGGGCCGCGGCCGTGGACGGCGCCCGGGTGATCCTGGCCGACGAACAGCCCCGGCCGGGCGGCAGCCTGCTGGGCACCACCGAGCGGCTGCCCACCGCGAAGGGCCCCGTCAGCGGCCACGAGTGGGCGGCGGCGGTGGCGGGCGGCCTGGAACGCCTGCCGGACGTCACGGTGCTGCCCCGCACCACGGTCTTCGGCTACTACGACGACAACTACCTCATGGCCGTCGAGCGCCGCACGAACCACCTCGGCGCGGCCGCCCCCGCCCGCGTGTCCAGGGAGCGGATCTGGCGCATCCGGGCGGGCCGGGTCGTGCTGGCCACCGGCGCGCACGAGCGGCCCATCGCCTTCGCGGGCAACGACCTGCCCGGCGTGATGCTGGCCGGGGCCGCGCGCACGTACGCCGTCCGGTACGGCGTGCTGCCCGGGCGCCGGGCCGTGGTCTTCACCACGAACGACAGCGCCTACGAGGCGGTCTTCGACCTGGCGGACGCGGGCCTGGAGGTGGCCGCGATCGTGGACGTGCGCCCCTCCCCCGGGCCATTGGACGAGGCCCGGCGGCGCGGTATCGAGGTGCTGGCCGGGCAGGCGGTGGAGGCCGCCAGGGGGGCGGGCGAGGTCTCCTCCGTCCTGGCCGGCGGGAGCGAGATCGAGGCCGACCTGCTGCTGGTGTCCGGCGGGTGGAACCCGGTGGCGCACCTGTTCAGCCAGGCGGGCGGGACGCTGCGCTACGACGAGGACCTGGCCGCGCTGGTGCCCGGGGTCTCGCGGCAGAAGGTCCGCGTGGCGGGGGCCGCCCGGGGCGTGTTCACGCTGGAGGGCTGCCTGATCGACGGCGCCGGCGAGGACGGGCCGGTGCCGCCGGGGCCCGGGGGGACGCCGTACTGGCTGGTGCCGGCGGACGACCTCGGCGGGCACTTCGTGGACCTGCAGCGGGACGTCACCGCGGCCGACGTGCTGCGCGCCACCGGCGCGGGGCTGCGCTCGGTCGAGCACGTCAAGCGCTACACCACCGCCGGGACCGCGCACGACCAGGGCAAGACGTCGGGGCTGCTGACCTCGGCCGTGGTGGCCCACGCGCTGGGCGTGCCGGTGGGCGAGGTCGGGATCACCTCCTACCGGGCGCCGTACACGCCGGTGAGCTTCGCGGCGCTGGCCGGGCGCGACCGCGGGTCCCTGCACGACCCCGTGCGGGTGACGGCGCTGCACGAGTGGCACGCCGAGCACGGGGCGCTGTTCGAGAACGTCGGGCAGTGGCGGCGGCCCTGGTACTACCCGCGCGCGGGCGAAAGCATGGAGGCGGCGGTGCTGCGCGAGTGCCGGGCCGCGCGCGAGGACGTGGCGGCGATGGACGCCTCCACGCTCGGCAAGATCGACGTGATCGGCCCCGACGCGGGCGAGTTCCTCGACAGGCTCTACACCAACCTGATGAGCTCGCTGGCCGTCGGCTCGATCCGGTACGGCGTGATGTGCCGGGCCGACGGCATGGTCTTCGACGACGGCACCGTCATCCGCCTGGCCGCCGGCCACTTCCTGGTCACCACCACGACCGGCAACGCCGCCGCGGTGCTGGACTGGATGGAGGAGTGGCTGCAGACCGAGTGGCCGTCGTTGCGGGTGCACCTCACCTCGGTGACCGAGCAGTGGGCGACGGTCGCGCTGGTCGGGCCGCGCTCGCGCGAGGTGCTCGCGTCGCTGGCGCCCGAGCTGGCGGTCTCGGCGGCCGACTTCCCGTTCATGACCTGGCGCGAGGCCGAGGTGGCGGGGATCCCCGCCCGGGTGTGCCGCATCAGCTTCTCCGGCGAGCTGGCCTACGAGATCAACGTGACCTCCTGGGACGGGCTCCGCCTGTGGACCGCGATCATGTCCGATGGCCGCGTGACCCCGTACGGCACGGAGACCATGCACGTGCTGCGGGCCGAGAAGGGCTACCCGATCGTCGGCCAGGACACCGACGGCACCGTCACGCCGCAGGATCTGGGCATGTCGTGGGTGGTGTCGAAGAAGAAGCCCGACTTCGTGGGCAAGCGCTCCCACGCCAGGGCCGACACCTCGCGCCCCGACCGCAAGCAGCTCGTCGGGCTGCTGCCGGACGACCACGGCTTCCTGCTGCCGGAGGGCGCCCACCTGGTGGCCTGCGCCGAGCTGCCCGAGCCGCCGGTGCCCATGCTGGGCCACGTCACCTCCAGCTACCGCAGCGCGGCGCTCGGCCGTACGTTCGCGCTGGCCCTGCTCAAGGGCGGGCGGTCGCGCCACGGCGAGCGGCTCTACGCGCCCGTGGGCGACGCCATGGTGCCGGTGACCGTCACGTCTCACGTCCTGTACGACCCCGAAGGAGCGCGTCGCGATGGTTGA
- a CDS encoding sarcosine oxidase subunit gamma, with translation MVERRSPAAAFAGRFEAASRGGALTLRELPFLTHVNVRVEPGTDLGVPLPAEPNTTVTSGEVTAAWLGPDEWLVIAPPGYRPELLRKELGERHGSIVDVSAQRTTLFVGGPRARDLLAHGCALDLHPRGFGPGRCAQTMLARAQVVLVPREDGFLVLVRSSFAAYLAEWLLDAATEYVT, from the coding sequence ATGGTTGAGCGCAGGAGTCCGGCCGCGGCGTTCGCCGGCCGTTTCGAGGCGGCCTCGCGCGGCGGGGCGCTGACGCTGCGGGAGCTCCCGTTCCTCACCCACGTCAACGTGCGGGTGGAGCCCGGGACCGACCTCGGCGTCCCGCTGCCGGCCGAGCCGAACACCACGGTGACCTCCGGCGAGGTCACCGCGGCCTGGCTGGGGCCGGACGAGTGGCTGGTGATCGCTCCGCCCGGGTACCGGCCCGAGCTGCTGCGCAAGGAGCTCGGCGAGCGGCACGGCTCGATCGTGGACGTCTCGGCGCAGCGCACCACCCTGTTCGTGGGCGGGCCCAGGGCGCGCGACCTGCTCGCCCACGGCTGCGCGCTCGACCTGCATCCGCGCGGGTTCGGGCCGGGCCGGTGCGCGCAGACCATGCTGGCGCGGGCGCAGGTCGTGCTCGTGCCCCGGGAGGACGGGTTCCTGGTGCTGGTGCGCTCGTCCTTCGCGGCCTACCTGGCGGAGTGGCTGCTGGACGCGGCGACGGAGTACGTGACGTGA
- a CDS encoding sarcosine oxidase subunit delta — translation MLQIPCPWCGPRDEAEFHYGGQAHVAYPADPAALPDEEWARYLFFRDNPKGPFAERWSHAAGCRRWFNLVRDTATNEILEAR, via the coding sequence ATGCTGCAGATCCCATGCCCCTGGTGCGGCCCCCGCGACGAGGCCGAGTTCCACTACGGCGGGCAGGCCCACGTCGCCTACCCCGCCGACCCGGCCGCGCTGCCGGACGAGGAGTGGGCGCGCTACCTGTTCTTCCGCGACAACCCCAAGGGTCCCTTCGCCGAGCGGTGGAGCCATGCGGCGGGCTGCCGCCGCTGGTTCAACCTGGTCCGCGACACCGCCACCAACGAGATCCTGGAGGCCCGATGA
- a CDS encoding helix-turn-helix transcriptional regulator, with the protein MSEIGEFLRSRRARLRPEDVGLPVFNRHRRVPGLRREELAQLAGVSVAYLTRLEQGKGNNVSAEVIGAITRALRLSDTEHEHLTRLVKCRDRRKYGPPPRLQQVRTALGQMLASLEGVPAYVTGPRSDILGWNPAAAALFGDWDRLPPDERNWARLVFLDPGHRRLFADWEAKAADVVGALRLYAGCYPDDPRLLTLVGELSVKSGTFRRLWAGHDVKESAHGTRRLRHPLVGELTLGFESLWLPGDPEQSLTVYHAPPGSAAAESLRLLAGRDAAVSTR; encoded by the coding sequence ATGAGCGAAATCGGCGAGTTCCTGCGCAGCCGCCGGGCGCGGCTGCGGCCGGAGGACGTCGGGCTGCCGGTCTTCAACCGGCACCGGCGCGTGCCGGGGCTGCGCCGCGAGGAGCTGGCCCAGCTCGCCGGCGTGTCCGTCGCCTACCTCACGCGGCTGGAGCAGGGCAAGGGCAACAACGTCTCGGCCGAGGTGATCGGGGCGATCACGCGCGCGCTGCGGCTGAGCGACACCGAGCACGAGCACCTCACGCGGCTGGTCAAGTGCCGCGACCGCAGGAAGTACGGGCCGCCGCCGCGCCTGCAGCAGGTGCGCACCGCGCTCGGGCAGATGCTGGCCTCCCTGGAGGGGGTCCCGGCCTACGTGACCGGGCCGCGCTCGGACATCCTGGGCTGGAACCCGGCGGCGGCGGCCCTGTTCGGGGACTGGGACCGGCTGCCGCCCGACGAGCGCAACTGGGCCCGGCTGGTGTTCCTGGACCCGGGCCATCGGCGGCTGTTCGCGGACTGGGAGGCGAAGGCCGCCGACGTGGTCGGCGCGCTGCGCCTGTACGCCGGCTGCTATCCCGACGATCCGCGGCTGCTGACGCTCGTGGGCGAGCTGTCGGTGAAGAGCGGGACGTTCCGCCGGCTGTGGGCCGGGCACGACGTGAAGGAGAGCGCCCACGGCACCCGGCGCCTGCGCCACCCGCTGGTGGGCGAGCTCACGCTCGGCTTCGAGTCACTCTGGCTGCCCGGCGACCCCGAGCAGTCCCTGACCGTCTACCACGCCCCGCCCGGCTCCGCCGCCGCGGAGAGCCTGCGGCTGCTGGCCGGCCGGGACGCCGCCGTCAGCACTCGATGA